A genome region from Natronobeatus ordinarius includes the following:
- a CDS encoding GvpL/GvpF family gas vesicle protein has protein sequence MSNRYVYGVVDAGDAVEFETDAVAGAEAVYSIRHRRLAAVVSNVETTEPERTDEDATRHDEVLREIMAYDGGRTVVPMRFGMVFESDRALKNVLRGARPAFRRTMREIDGTVELGLKVVRDEDDDVDEATIREAVANELEAIAEASTENGLFSDRLVMNQSYLVPRDDRERFDETVAGLESAHEELTFRYTGPFAPYSFVDIHVGAQ, from the coding sequence ATGAGTAATCGATACGTCTACGGCGTCGTCGACGCGGGCGACGCCGTCGAGTTCGAGACTGACGCGGTCGCGGGCGCCGAGGCGGTGTACTCGATCCGTCACCGTCGGCTCGCCGCCGTCGTCTCCAACGTCGAGACGACCGAACCCGAACGAACCGACGAGGACGCCACGCGCCACGACGAGGTGTTACGCGAGATCATGGCGTACGACGGCGGGCGGACGGTCGTCCCGATGCGCTTCGGGATGGTCTTCGAGAGCGATCGGGCGCTGAAGAACGTGCTTCGCGGCGCCCGCCCGGCCTTCCGGCGAACGATGCGCGAGATCGACGGCACGGTCGAACTCGGGCTGAAGGTCGTCCGCGACGAGGACGACGACGTCGACGAAGCGACGATCAGGGAAGCGGTCGCGAACGAACTCGAGGCGATCGCCGAGGCGTCGACCGAGAACGGCCTGTTCAGTGATCGACTGGTCATGAATCAGTCGTACCTCGTCCCCCGAGACGACCGCGAACGGTTCGACGAGACGGTCGCCGGCCTCGAGTCAGCACACGAGGAATTGACGTTCAGGTACACGGGGCCGTTCGCGCCCTACAGCTTCGTGGACATCCACGTTGGGGCCCAGTGA
- a CDS encoding CHY zinc finger protein, which translates to MRFVHGVPVSGVDVDPETRCAHYRGDRDVVALRFGCCETYFPCFRCHDAVADHEREPWPQSRFDEPAVLCGVCGTELTAETYLELDEHECPHCDTPFNPGCVDHAHLYFEGGG; encoded by the coding sequence GTGAGATTCGTCCACGGCGTTCCCGTCTCCGGCGTCGACGTCGATCCCGAAACCCGATGTGCCCACTATCGCGGCGACCGGGACGTCGTCGCGCTCAGGTTCGGCTGCTGTGAGACGTACTTCCCCTGTTTTCGCTGCCACGACGCCGTCGCCGATCACGAACGCGAGCCCTGGCCTCAAAGTCGGTTCGACGAACCAGCAGTTCTCTGTGGCGTCTGTGGCACTGAGTTGACCGCCGAAACGTACCTCGAGCTCGACGAACACGAGTGTCCGCACTGTGACACGCCCTTCAACCCCGGCTGTGTCGACCACGCGCACCTGTACTTCGAGGGAGGTGGGTGA
- the gvpF gene encoding gas vesicle protein GvpF: MFVLDDLLFRPLVGIVDALHTAALDELYDVEAIEDELKENQLLYELGERSEEAYERRRAELEEELEIAREVHEELTSGRVEVKT; encoded by the coding sequence ATGTTCGTCCTCGACGACCTCCTGTTCCGGCCGCTCGTCGGGATCGTGGACGCGCTTCACACCGCCGCCCTCGACGAGCTGTACGACGTCGAGGCGATCGAGGACGAGCTCAAGGAGAACCAGCTGCTGTACGAACTCGGCGAGCGCTCCGAGGAGGCGTACGAACGCCGCAGAGCGGAACTCGAGGAGGAGCTCGAGATCGCCCGCGAGGTCCACGAGGAGCTCACGAGCGGGCGCGTAGAGGTGAAAACATGA
- a CDS encoding universal stress protein — translation MAIETILLAVGPMDAVRAEELAETTLELAEPLESTVVVGHAFSAAEYEEFRERLGFEARVEDVDPDAVAAKRPPVGELRSIIEDAGVDVEIRGILDGVDTGVVDLAHEVDADRLILAGQRGSPAQRAVLSSVSKEIMLAAPCPVTYYRDLDIME, via the coding sequence ATGGCGATCGAGACGATCCTGCTCGCGGTCGGCCCGATGGACGCGGTGCGCGCGGAAGAACTCGCTGAGACGACCCTCGAGCTCGCCGAGCCGCTCGAGTCGACCGTGGTGGTCGGCCACGCCTTCTCGGCTGCGGAGTACGAGGAGTTCCGCGAGCGACTCGGCTTCGAGGCGCGCGTCGAGGACGTCGATCCCGACGCCGTCGCCGCGAAGCGTCCGCCGGTCGGGGAACTGCGGTCGATCATCGAAGACGCGGGCGTCGACGTCGAGATTCGAGGGATCCTCGACGGCGTCGACACCGGCGTCGTCGACCTCGCCCACGAGGTAGACGCCGACCGGCTGATCCTCGCCGGCCAGCGAGGCTCGCCCGCACAGCGGGCCGTCCTCAGTTCGGTCTCGAAAGAAATTATGCTCGCCGCTCCCTGTCCGGTCACCTACTACCGCGACCTCGACATTATGGAGTGA
- the gvpJ gene encoding gas vesicle protein GvpJ, with product MVDEFQPSRQKSDLADVVEMLLDKGVVINADIVVSIGDTQLLGVQVRAAIASFETAAKYGLEFPEGTDMRRVAQAVDEPELAEMDRPAVPIDPTRGVNVSSVDGDDDSSSSDGGDSGGSDSDDSDSNEGDSGEDATSSDGGTDGERGTERLGARPDPDTPVEGDMDLTEDDGSSGIGESLLDVGGEGDDSDGGDGGDENESGDDSSEGAGGDR from the coding sequence ATGGTTGACGAATTCCAGCCCAGTAGACAAAAGTCAGACCTCGCCGACGTCGTCGAGATGCTGCTCGACAAGGGCGTCGTGATCAACGCCGACATCGTCGTCTCGATCGGCGACACGCAACTGCTCGGCGTCCAGGTGCGTGCCGCCATCGCCTCCTTCGAGACCGCGGCGAAGTACGGCCTCGAGTTCCCCGAGGGGACGGACATGCGACGGGTCGCCCAGGCGGTCGACGAGCCGGAACTCGCCGAGATGGACCGGCCCGCGGTGCCGATCGACCCGACGCGCGGGGTCAACGTCTCCAGCGTAGACGGTGATGACGACTCGAGCAGCTCCGACGGCGGCGATTCGGGCGGGAGCGACTCCGACGATAGCGATTCGAACGAGGGTGATTCCGGCGAGGATGCCACCAGCAGCGACGGTGGAACCGACGGCGAGCGCGGGACCGAACGCCTCGGTGCGCGACCGGACCCCGACACCCCCGTCGAGGGAGACATGGACCTGACCGAGGACGACGGCTCGAGCGGCATCGGCGAGTCACTGCTCGACGTGGGCGGCGAGGGAGACGACAGCGACGGCG
- the gvpO gene encoding gas vesicle protein GvpO, halophile-type, with protein sequence MAEADTGSDERCKALTGDGERCSRSAQEDGFCHQHDERDQTVSETESAQTEDAQGGDQEQEQEQEQRAESEGETTDPGDVEIEEVDVEVDDDRIEGLMAVRETVQLTATDLVGYEFNSVSEITATEDGWRATVDVIERRAVPDTQDILGRYEIELDEDGVVEGYRRIDRYRRGDTHAFD encoded by the coding sequence ATGGCTGAGGCGGACACGGGCTCAGACGAGCGGTGTAAAGCCCTCACGGGGGACGGAGAGCGGTGTTCGCGGTCGGCCCAGGAGGACGGGTTTTGCCACCAGCACGACGAGCGTGATCAGACAGTGAGCGAAACAGAATCAGCACAGACGGAAGACGCACAGGGAGGAGACCAAGAGCAGGAGCAAGAGCAAGAACAACGAGCCGAGAGCGAGGGCGAGACGACCGACCCCGGTGACGTCGAGATCGAGGAAGTCGACGTCGAGGTCGACGACGATCGGATCGAGGGCCTGATGGCGGTCCGCGAGACGGTCCAGCTGACGGCGACCGACCTCGTCGGCTACGAGTTCAACAGCGTCAGCGAGATCACCGCCACCGAGGACGGCTGGCGGGCGACCGTCGACGTGATCGAACGTCGGGCGGTTCCCGACACCCAGGACATCCTCGGCCGGTACGAGATCGAACTCGACGAGGACGGCGTCGTCGAGGGCTACCGCCGCATCGACCGGTACCGGCGCGGGGATACCCACGCGTTCGACTGA
- the gvpA gene encoding gas vesicle protein GvpA, with protein MTSPQRRPDSSSLAEVLDRILDKGVVIDIWARVSVVGIELLTVEARVVVASVDTFLHYAEEIAKIEQATAEGDLEELEELEIERRPESSPESATTE; from the coding sequence ATGACATCACCACAACGAAGACCGGACTCCTCGAGCCTCGCCGAGGTTCTCGACCGAATCCTGGACAAAGGCGTCGTCATCGACATCTGGGCACGCGTCTCCGTCGTCGGGATCGAGTTGCTCACCGTCGAGGCTCGCGTCGTGGTCGCCTCGGTCGACACGTTCCTGCACTACGCGGAGGAGATCGCAAAAATTGAGCAAGCGACGGCCGAGGGCGACCTCGAGGAGCTCGAAGAACTCGAGATCGAACGGCGGCCGGAGTCGTCACCGGAATCGGCCACGACGGAGTAA
- a CDS encoding HalOD1 output domain-containing protein — protein MSINCPPNQEAMGEPAVRRRLEPGESVSVAVVEAVATASGRSPVPDGSGADPLPPLYDAVEPDAIDALFGADSQFDGCLRFTYGGYRVVLEGDGTITVAARGVR, from the coding sequence ATGTCGATCAACTGCCCTCCGAACCAGGAAGCGATGGGTGAACCGGCCGTCCGCCGACGGCTCGAACCAGGTGAATCAGTAAGCGTCGCCGTCGTCGAGGCCGTCGCCACGGCGTCGGGACGAAGCCCGGTGCCCGACGGGAGCGGCGCCGATCCGCTCCCGCCGCTGTACGACGCGGTCGAGCCGGACGCGATCGACGCCCTCTTCGGCGCCGACAGCCAGTTCGACGGCTGTCTCAGGTTCACGTACGGTGGCTACCGAGTGGTGCTCGAGGGCGACGGCACGATCACGGTCGCCGCTCGAGGGGTGCGATAA
- a CDS encoding Hsp20/alpha crystallin family protein has protein sequence MSDDLPGDEPDRPDESPPDHGRSSERGWLSNLLTTLERLESVAWTDRRQSERSVVDYSISARSALEDLQSRRADDARRHDAATERARTSSHRARTRRRYEPSVDSTVTARTYDDELLVTADLTGVDPDEITVGFDGPALVIGVDGHELERVQTPWEATSADAAIRNGILTVRVEPITHE, from the coding sequence ATGAGTGACGACCTGCCCGGCGACGAGCCGGACCGACCGGACGAATCGCCACCAGACCACGGCCGCTCGAGCGAGCGCGGCTGGCTCTCGAACCTGCTGACCACGCTCGAGCGACTCGAGTCGGTCGCCTGGACCGACCGTCGGCAGTCGGAGCGGTCGGTCGTCGACTACTCGATCTCCGCCCGGTCCGCACTCGAGGACCTGCAGTCGCGGCGAGCCGACGACGCTCGACGCCACGACGCTGCCACGGAGAGAGCCCGGACGTCCAGTCACCGCGCCCGAACGCGGCGACGGTACGAGCCGTCAGTCGACAGCACGGTCACCGCTCGCACCTACGACGACGAGTTGCTCGTCACCGCCGACCTCACCGGCGTCGACCCCGACGAGATCACGGTCGGCTTCGACGGACCGGCGCTCGTGATCGGCGTCGACGGCCACGAACTCGAGCGCGTGCAGACGCCCTGGGAGGCGACGTCCGCCGACGCGGCGATTCGAAACGGCATCCTCACCGTCCGCGTGGAGCCAATTACCCATGAGTGA